CAATCATTGGATCTGTTGCGCTTCTCTGTCTCGCGGACAAAAACAGCAAAACCTTCTACGTCAAAGACAATTATCTTGCACGCGTAGTCGCGAAAACCGGCTGTCTCATGGGGCCATTTTTCCTGGTCCGAGCCCTGGTACCAGTTTGCAAACGCAAATTTCTCTGAATCTTTCATATAAACCTCCTTTCTAAGGTGCTTTTTGATGTGTCAATTATACAACAACTCGTAAAAAATTGCAAGGATAAAATTAAAACCCCATAATGTGGGGTTTTAAAACGATCATTCCACTAATGTGCCCTGGACATCTGCCCACTCTATAACTGTAACCTGTGATTCCCAGTTAATATCCGAATAATACTGCTTTAGATCACTAAAAAGTTCGTTCAGGTTGCCAAAACCTTCTTTTCTCACCTCTTCAGGTGTCACATCTTTTAAGATGCAGTAACGTACCTTCGTTACTGTAGCTAATACAGCCCATGACTTCCAGTGACAGCCGAGCATAATGGTTGTATCCGGCTTATAACGCCTAAATCCTGTTCTTATGGAAACGGTTTTTTCACCGGACAGAATCATTTCGCGATCCTTATCGCCAGCTATCAAAAGGCCGTACATAGCTTCTCTCATCTCATCGGGCATTAGAACCTCCTTTAAGAGCTGCCGATAATTTATCATATTATTTTTCTACACACAATAGCCATGCCTTTCGATTCCCATCCAATCAATAACAAAATAAAACACCCCTTAAGGGGTGTTTTATTTTGTTATGAGCGGGTGAAGGGAATCGGCGTCAAGTCACTAAGCTCAAACTTCGCCTTCGGCTCGTCTTCGCTAAGTGCTTCCTGCCCGGGCTCCCTCGCTGGGCTCGGTCCGCCTTTCGATTTCCTTCACCTCCAGCCATATACCAAAAACATAAAAAGAGTGCCATTTAGGCACTCTTTTTATGTTTTAACAGAGCGGGTGAAGGGAATCGAACCCTCGTTTCATCGTTGGCAACGATGTGTAATAGCCACTATACGACACCCGCTTCTAAATTACTTCACACAACTTTTCGCGCCAACCCTGAAGTTTCAGAAATAATTCTGTATTACAAATTATAATATCAAAGGTTCCGTGCGGTAATGTATCTTTTTTATTCTTGCTCGACTTATTTGGTTTTCTGTAAGTTTTATAAAATTGCGTCAAGGGTATGCCAGAAACATTGGACCAATAACCTTCTGCTTTTTTAAAATCCAAGTGAGGATGTATGTGAATACGACCTATTAACTTATCCGTGGGTACATTACAAACTTCTCTAAAAAACTTAACTATAATTCTTATCATTTCTGGATCGCTATTAGAAAACTGCACTCCACTTCTTCTAGTTTTTGCTCCTTCTCCCCAATAAAGGGAAACACCTACTAGAAATAAATCATTTTTACTTAACTTTTTGATTTCATCTTTCGCAGAATCAATAATTCGTTGCCTTCGAGCATTTTCATTTTTTAATCGCGTCTGTCGTCGTTGTTCAACCACCTCAAAAGAGACTCTATTTTTAGATAACTTTTGTTTCTGTTTTTTTGTGAGCTCAATATCTCTAACCCACACACTCACAGAACCCTTAGCAACTCCAAGCTCTTTTGTTATTTCTCTTATAGACCAACCCTTTTTACGTAATTCTCTTGCTTTTCTTTTTTCTTCAAGTTTCATAATTGAACCATAAAATTATATATATTTTATTATATCACAATGGTTCAATTATGTATTGTGGAAAAAACTAAGTGGGCGGTGAGGGACTCGAACCCCCGACTTTCTGCGTGTAAAGCAGACGCTCTAGCCAACTGAGCTAACCGCCCTCTCCTTCGCTCAGAAGATATCTGAGCTACGGATGAGCAGGCAACTATTTTAAACAACTGCTTGCCCTTCCGAAGCCCGAATATGATGAAGGGCGTAGGAGGGAGTTATGCGCCCAAAAAATTTTCAATTTTGTGTGCCTAGGGAGGGAATTGAACCCCCGACACAAGGCTCTTCAGGCCTCTGCTCTACCCCTGAGCTACCTAGGCAGTGTAAAACATCCGCTCCGCCAAATAAGTTTCAGTCATTAATTAGAGGACTATGTGCGCCTGGATGGATTTGAACCATCGACCCCAGCTTTATAAGAGCTGTGCTCTAACCCCTGAGCTACAGGCGCATATGTTTTTATTTTTATCTCTCTGCCTTTTATAAGAGCTGTGCTCTAACCCCTGAGCTACAGGCGCTCTCCTTCGCTCAGAAGATATCTGAGCTACGGATGAGCAGGCAATTATTTTAAACAACTACTTGCCCTTCCGAAGCCCGAATATGATGAAGGGCGTAGGAGGGAGCTATGCGCCCATGTATACCATGTGGGGACGGTGGGAATCGAACCCACATGCCATAAGGCACGAAATTTTAAGTTTCGCGCGTATACCTAGTTCCGCCACGTCCCCTTTGTTTATTTTTGCCACTATTTAATGCTCGATGTGTTGGTTGTAAACTGTGGCAATTGGGGCATAAAATCCTTAAATTCTTCAATCTATTATCATTTTTATCACCATTAATATGGTCTAATTCAACAGGAATGCGCCCATCTACGGATCTTTGCGCCCACCCGCATAACTCACACTTCGTTTTTTTCAATCCTTCAGAAAATAATCTCTTCTTTAATTTGTAACTTTGATAAGTGCTATTTTTAACCAAAATTTCTTCTATTGGCTTCGGGGGATTCATCCTAAACTTTAATCCCACATTCCATCCTCGTCCTGTAAAGTGCAAGGTATTTAACCCCAACTCTTTAATATATTTATTTATTTGATCATAATTTCCTCCTGCAGGCTTAAGGCCCAAGCGTTGTATCACCTGCCTTACACTAAAAGATTCTTCAACCGCAACGCGTAATTGATCATTATTCCATTTTCGTGGCTTGCTCATTACACTTATTATACCACGAAATGGTACACACAATAATAATTTTTTACTTAGTGTCTTCCATTTCCCCTTCTTTTTTATCTTTAGTTTCTTCTTTACTTTCCTCCTCCTTCGCTAAAGCTTCGGAGGATAAATCTTTTGGCTCCTCCGCCTTCTCCTCTTCTTTGTTTTCTGCTTCCTCGGCTGCAGTATCTTCTGTCTTCGACTCCTCTTGAATTTCAGAGGTTTCTTCTTTCAACTGCTCACTGTTCTCTGTTTCTTGCCCGCCCGCCTCTACTTCGTCTCGCGATGTCGGGCTGGGTTCACTAATTTCTGTTCCACCCATATCAAAGATAAGATTTTGAAGTTTTGTCTTTCTCTTCTTGGTCTTTTTACCTACCTGCCCCCTAATATAGTAAAGTTTAGCTCTTCTAACTTTTTCCTGGCGAAGAATCTCTATTTTCTCTATTGCGGGCATGTGTAAAGGAAATATTCTTTCAACACCTACTCCTCCGGCGCCTATTTTTCTTACCGTAAAAGTTCCGCTTAAACCGCTCCCGTGCTTAACCGCAATAACAAGTCCCTCAAACACCTGGACTCTTTCTTTGTCCCCTTCTTTTATCCTCTCGTGAACACGAACAACTTGTCCGGCGCGAAGATTTGGAACATTCTTTTTTGATAAATTTTTTGTAACCTCTTGTAAATTATTCATAACGCGTATAAGTATAACATAATAATTATGCTATATCAATGCTATTTATAAAATTTGTAAGTACTTTAGGCATTTCTGCCCCAAACTCAAGAACTGTTCCGCCCGGCATAGGTATTTGCAAAAAATACGCATGTAGAAACAATCTGTTCAGCTCAATCG
This portion of the Candidatus Spechtbacterales bacterium genome encodes:
- a CDS encoding ASCH domain-containing protein — encoded protein: MINYRQLLKEVLMPDEMREAMYGLLIAGDKDREMILSGEKTVSIRTGFRRYKPDTTIMLGCHWKSWAVLATVTKVRYCILKDVTPEEVRKEGFGNLNELFSDLKQYYSDINWESQVTVIEWADVQGTLVE
- a CDS encoding HNH endonuclease signature motif containing protein, encoding MSKPRKWNNDQLRVAVEESFSVRQVIQRLGLKPAGGNYDQINKYIKELGLNTLHFTGRGWNVGLKFRMNPPKPIEEILVKNSTYQSYKLKKRLFSEGLKKTKCELCGWAQRSVDGRIPVELDHINGDKNDNRLKNLRILCPNCHSLQPTHRALNSGKNKQRGRGGTRYTRET